The following coding sequences lie in one Aspergillus luchuensis IFO 4308 DNA, chromosome 8, nearly complete sequence genomic window:
- the ATG13 gene encoding putative autophagy protein Atg13 (BUSCO:EOG09261V2P;~COG:U;~EggNog:ENOG410PK7X;~InterPro:IPR036570,IPR018731,IPR040182;~PFAM:PF10033;~go_component: GO:1990316 - Atg1/ULK1 kinase complex [Evidence IEA];~go_process: GO:0000045 - autophagosome assembly [Evidence IEA];~go_process: GO:0006914 - autophagy [Evidence IEA]): MHQHPRSPAPAAPPSASRPGANRSDDRRDQDLRPNSPAFDPRVQLTRGLGIETEARSSGQTSSSRPAKEAILKLNQLVSNYHTKAALVILASRIDFSRSDDTPKLNPKVNRWFAIDLEDIDALREELRFWRTNDVSEQLPPPLIIETYLDTKDLTNNQSLVALDEQGKRFDVLESLSRSSEVQAKGPLSSRSEDVILERWRVELGNTPNKALPADLGSNLPKIYKQSIVTFRTLFTYSKLLPAWKLAKRNGRLHTHPALKIRYRILVGKPNPDNSKPDRLTTPLFDSPNRVVDTYTFGTTESPVGYLSIQVTYRTSCEFRVDDSEALLSSRFMGADDEVFRPSLPSRDSNLKAANSGVGSAPVEKRTVEDPDPSRAYGSLSTFHHVGPTTSASPISALRAARESGAASPSPPSSSSRKPVEVVKASPLGRAAVLANESSPGVARRSSISFPPFKAPPLSASPSLVDPPLGMSPRSGTMARPSFPESKNMPPPSMAASARKSLPLPGAPETTATSSNSASPRPTPTARYSSAFTHRRGRPSSGNINKIDDENLSGKTSATSSNPQPGSGLLAEATGTSADSIHADDENITEFLKMLDLRKDLLKTSNSASADVTARRTTATSAALTRFQRMRDSNAQLSESMSSSMLLQRSSTSSSKQLSGVPPMVAGTSISTASSPGKPISPHTPHTPAIPSRLSSNSIVDYGNDRGREQPSSVGDYTPEGPTIPHRPSVATVNAIDIPTSPGLPFPPYRRPSSAAPPPPPVAADDDEIFPFNLRSVSLGAEERSHNSLSALQRQHDLEGATSTTQPTRREQRPPSVSEDPSRRSSSTGHRTSPHKRTSLSGPTATPSPSNNHIYQPRFGLSRGRGLSGGPHSLSSGSSSLARGAPSDLAERDHDRDGNASGSNSGTSAVEDRRGAGRRPSSGRNIPPPPSQAEEDEPLLFAMSDFGASRRSFEEGRHGNQGRRL; this comes from the exons AATAGAGACGGAGGCTAGGTCATCTGGACAGACGTCCAGTTCACGCCCAGCGAAAGAAGCAATATTGAAGCTCAATCAGCTCGTATCG AATTACCACACAAAAGCTGCTCTAGTAATACTGGCCTCTCGGATCGACTTCTCTCGCTCAGACGATACACCGAAATTAAATCCCAAAGTCAATCGATGG TTCGCCATCGATTTAGAAGACATCGATGCTCTCCGAGAGGAGCTCCGATTCTGGCGAACGAACGACGTTAGCGAACAACTGCCTCCACCGTTGATCATCGAGACGTATCTGGATACAAAGGATCTGACGAATAACCAGAGTCTCGTTGCCTTGGATGAGCAAGGGAAAAGATTTGATGTTCTGGAATCTCTTTCTAGGTCTTCAGAGGTACAAGCCAAGGGGCCGTTATCGTCTAGGTCCGAGGATGTTATTCTAGAGCGATGGAGGGTGGAACTGGGGAATACGCCTAACAAGGCACTACCGGCAGATCTTGGCTCAAATCTgccaaaaatatataagcagAGTATCGTGACGTTCAGAACGTTATTCACCTACTCCAAATTGTTACCCGCATGGAAGCTCGCAAAGCGCAACGGGAGGCTTCATACGCACCCGGCGCTTAAGATCAGGTATCGTATCTTGGTTGGGAAGCCCAATCCGGATAACTCCAAGCCGGACCGATTGACTACGCCGCTATTCGACAGCCCTAATAGGGTGGTCGATACGTACACCTTTGGGACCACGGAGTCGCCGGTTGGATACCTTTCCATCCAAGTGACCTATCGAACAAGCTGTGAGTTTCGAGTGGACGACTCGGAAGCTCTTCTGAGTTCCCGATTCATGGGAGCCGACGATGAAGTCTTCCGCCCTTCACTTCCTAGCAGGGATTCCAACCTCAAGGCCGCCAATTCCGGGGTCGGATCGGCTCCTGTCGAGAAACGAACTGTCGAAGACCCTGACCCAAGTCGAGCTTATGGGAGTCTATCAACGTTCCACCACGTCGGCCCTACGACCAGTGCGAGTCCAATCTCAGCTCTTCGTGCCGCCCGCGAATCAGGAGCTGCCTCGCCATCCCCTCCAAGTTCCTCTTCCCGGAAACCTGTAGAAGTTGTGAAAGCAAGTCCTCTGGGCCGTGCTGCCGTTTTGGCAAATGAAAGTAGCCCGGGCGTTGCTAGACGATCGTctatctctttccctccgttCAAAGCACCACCATTGTCTGCGTCGCCATCTCTTGTTGATCCTCCACTGGGTATGTCGCCCCGGTCAGGGACAATGGCTCGCCCTTCGTTCCCAGAATCGAAGAACATGCCACCGCCGTCCATGGCAGCTTCCGCTCGCAAATCCTTACCTTTGCCCGGGGCTCCTGAGACTACAGCTACTTCTTCCAATTCGGCATCACCTCGGCCTACGCCAACCGCAAGGTACAGTAGCGCCTTCACTCATCGACGGGGTAGGCCTTCTTCGGGCAACATCAACAAAATAGACGACGAAAATTTGAGTGGCAAGACCAGTGCAACGTCTTCCAACCCTCAACCTGGGTCAGGCTTACTTGCTGAAGCCACGGGGACAAGTGCAGATTCCATTCATGCAGACGATGAGAACATTACGGAGTTCCTGAAGATGCTGGATTTGAGGAAAGATCTCTTGAAAACATCAAACTCGGCTTCTGCTGATGTGACTGCACGCCGGACAACGGCTACTTCGGCTGCGTTGACCCGGTTCCAGCGAATGAGAGATTCGAACGCACAACTGTCGGAGTCAATGTCATCTTCTATGCTCTTGCAGCGCTCATCGACCTCTTCGAGCAAGCAGCTCTCGGGAGTGCCCCCCATGGTGGCAGGTACTTCGATTTCGACGGCCTCTTCTCCGGGCAAACCCATTTCACCCCATACCCCACATACTCCGGCCATTCCGTCTCGCCTCAGTTCTAACAGCATCGTTGATTATGGCAACGATAGAGGTCGCGAGCAACCCTCCTCGGTCGGAGATTACACTCCCGAGGGTCCGACCATACCCCATCGCCCCTCCGTCGCAACGGTGAATGCCATTGACATCCCTACATCACCAGGGCTGCCATTCCCACCTTATCGTCGGCCCAGCTCTGCtgctccaccccctccaccagttgcggccgatgatgatgagatatTCCCCTTCAATCTGCGCAGCGTAAGCCTCGGGGCTGAGGAGAGATCACACAATAGCTTAAGCGCCCTACAGAGACAGCATGACCTGGAAGGGGCTACATCAACGACCCAGCCAACGCGCAGGGAACAACGTCCCCCGTCGGTCAGCGAAGATCCGAGCCGAAGGTCGAGCTCAACGGGGCACCGAACGAGCCCCCACAAGCGGACATCACTGTCAGGGCCAACAGCGACACCGTCGCCGTCGAACAATCATATCTACCAACCACGCTTCGGCCTTTCTCGGGGGCGAGGGCTGTCTGGTGGGCCGCATTCCCTCAGCTCCGGCTCGAGTAGTCTTGCGCGCGGCGCTCCTTCTGATCTCGCTGAGCGCGATCATGATCGTGATGGCAATGCAAGTGGCAGTAACAGCGGCACCTCGGCTGTTGAAGATCGTAGGGGAGCTGGGCGACGACCAAGTTCGGGCCGAAACATTCCTCCGCCACCATCACAAGCTGAAGAGGACGAGCCGCTATTGTTTGCTATGAGCGATTTCGGGGCCTCCCGGCGAAGCTTCGAAGAAGGCAGACATGGCAACCAAGGTAGGCGACTCTAA